The Streptomyces armeniacus genomic interval TTTCGGTCCGTACGCACACGCGTGGGCGATCCGCGAGACCGTCGACCTGATGCTGCGCGCCTTCCCCGTACGCACCTGCTCGGCAGGCGTGTTCAAGCGCTCGGCGCAGATCGGGCGGCCCTGCCTGCTCGGTTACATCGGGAAGTGCTCGGCGCCCTGCGTCGGCCGCGTCAGCCCGGAGGAGCACCGCGAACTGGCCGAGGAGTTCTGCGACTTCATGGCCGGGCGCACGGGCACGTACCTGCGCCGCCTCGAGCGTCAGATGCAGGAGGCGGCCGAGGAGATGGAGTACGAGAAGGCCGCCCGGCTGCGCGACGACATCGAGGCGCTGACCCGCGCGATGGAGAAGAACGCCGTCGTCCTCGCCGACGCCACCGACGCCGACCTGATGGCCGTGGCGGAGGACGAACTCGAGGCCGCCGTACAGATCTTCCACGTGCGCGGCGGACGGGTGCGCGGCCAGCGCGGCTGGGTCACCGACAAGGTCGAGGAGATCGGCACGCCCGGTCTCGTCGAGCACGCGCTCCAGCAGCTCTACGGCCTGGAGCAGGGCGACGCGGTCCCCAAGGAGGTGCTGGTCCCCGCGCTGCCCGAGCCGGTGGAGCCGATAGCGCAGTGGCTCGCCGAGCGCCGCGGCGCGGGCGTCAGCCTGCGCGTCCCGCAGCGCGGCGACAAGCGGGCCCTGATGGAGACCGTCCAGCGCAACGCACAGCAGTCGCTCATCCTGCACAAGACCAAGCGCGCCTCCGACCTGACCACCCGCTCCCGCGCCCTGGAGGAGATCGCCGAGGCGCTGGATCTGGACACCGCGCCGCTGCGCATCGAGTGCTTCGACATCTCGCATCTCCAGGGCGACGACGTGGTGGCGTCGATGGTGGTCCTGGAGGACGGCCTCGCACGCAAGAGTGAGTACCGCCGGTTCCAGATCAAGTCCTTCGCCGGACAGGACGACGTACGTGCCATGCACGAGGTCATCAGCCGCCGCTTCCGGCGCTATCTGCAGGAGAAGCAGAAGACCGGCGAGTGGCCCGAGGGCGAGAACGGCCTCGACGGCGACGCCGACGGCGCGCCCACCGGCTCGTCCGGTCCCGCCGCCGAGCTGCACGGCCGCGACGAGGACGGCAGGCCGAAGAAGTTCGCGTACCCGCCGCAGCTCCTCGTCGTGGACGGCGGCAAGCCGCAGGTCGCGGCCGCCAAGCGGGCGCTGGACGAGCTCGGCGTGGACGACGTGGCGGTGTGCGGGCTGGCCAAGCGGCTGGAGGAGGTCTGGCTCCCGCACGAGGACGACCCGGTCGTCCTGCCCCGTACGAGCGAGGGCCTGTATCTGCTCCAGCGGGCCCGCGACGAGGCGCACCGCTTCGCGATCTCGTACCAGCGGAACAAGCGCGGCAAGGCGCTGAAGGCCAGCCCGCTGGACGCCGTGCCCGGTCTCGGCGAGACCCGCAAGCAGGCGCTGATCAAGCACTTCGGCTCGCTGAAACGGCTCCGCGCTGCCACCGTCGACGAGATCCGCGAGGTGCCGGGCGTGGGCCGGAAGACCGCCGAGTCGGTCGTGGCGGCGCTGTCGCGTACGGCACCGGCCGCCCCGGCGGTGAACACCGCCACGGGTGAGATCGTGGAAGACGAAGGCACGTAAGACGACAGTCACGAGCAGCCGGTCACGACGGGGGACGAGCACCATGAGCGCAGACAACGCACAGCGCAGAGACGGAGCACAGGTGAGCACCGCGAAGCCCGCGGAAGCCGAGGAAGCGAAGACGCCCGAGCTGGTGATCATCTCGGGCATGTCCGGGGCCGGCCGCAGCACCGCCGCCAAGTGCCTGGAGGACCTGGGCTGGTTCGTCGTGGACAACCTGCCGCCCGCGCTGATCCCGACGATGGTCGACCTCGGCGCGCGCTCGCAGGGCAATGTCGCCCGTATCGCCGCGGTCGTGGACGTCCGCGGGCGCCGCTTCTTCGACAACCTCAAGCAGTCCCTGACGGACCTGGACGCCAAGGAGGTCACCCGGCGGACCGTCTTCCTGGAGGCGTCCGACGAGGCCCTCGTCCGCCGCTTCGAGTCCGTACGCCGCCCGCACCCGCTGCAGGGCGACGGCCGCATCGTGGACGGCATCGAGGCCGAGCGGGACCTGCTGCGCGAGCTGCGCGGCGACGCCGACCTGGTGATCGACACCTCCAGCCTGAACGTGCACGAGCTGCGCGCGAAGCTCGACGCCCAGTTCGCGGGCGACGAGGAGCCGGAGCTGCGGGCGACGGTGATGTCTTTCGGGTACAAGTACGGGCTGCCGGTTGACGCCGATCTCGTCGTGGACTGCCGCTTCCTGCCCAACCCGCACTGGGTGCCCGAGCTCCGCCCCTTCACCGGGCTGAACGAGGAGGTCGCCGGGTACGTGTTCAACCAGCCCGGCGCCAAGGAGTTCCTCGACCGGTACGCGGAGCTGCTCCAGCTGATCGCCGCCGGGTACCGCCGCGAGGGCAAGCGCTACGTCACCGTCGCCGTCGGCTGCACCGGCGGCAAGCACCGTTCGGTCGCCATGTCCGAACGGCTCGCGAGACGCCTGTCCGACGAGGGCGTGGAGACCGTCGTGGTGCACCGCGACATGGGGCGCGAGTAGCGCCCGTGACCGACGCCCGCAGGACGGCCCGGGGGAGCAGCCCGGGCCGCGCCCCGCAACGGTGCCCGAGAGCGGCGCCCGCACCCCACGCACGAACGCCCGATGGGACGTGAGCAATGCCCCGTAGGACCATACGGCTGCGTCGGCCGCTCGGCGGCGGGCCGCCCCGGCGCCGCGGCGCGCAGCCCAAGGTCGTCGCCCTCGGCGGCGGCATGGGCCTGTCCGCCTCGCTGACCGCGCTGCGCCGTATCACCGGCGACCTCACCGCCGTCGTCACGGTCGCCGACGACGGCGGCTCCAGCGGGCGCCTGCGGGACGAGCTGGGCGTGCTGCCGCCGGGCGACCTGCGCAAGGCGCTGGCGGCGCTGTGCGGCGACGACGACTGGGGCCGCACCTGGGCGGAGGTCATCCAGCACCGCTTCGTGAGCAAGGGCGAGCTGCACGAGCACGCCGTCGGGAACCTGCTGATCGTCGCCCTCTGGGAGCAGCTCGGCGACCACGTCCAGGCACTCGACCTGGTGGGCAAGCTGCTCGGCGCGCACGGCCGGGTGCTGCCGATGTCCGCCGTGCCGCTGGAGCTCCAGGCCCGCGTTCGCGGCCACGACCCGGCGGCTCCGGACGCGCTCTCGACCGTACGGGGCCAGGCCACAGTCGCCCTGACCCCGGGCGAGGTGCAGCGGGTGCAGCTCGTACCGCACGACCCGCCTGCCGTACCGGAGGCCGTGGAGGCCGTGCTCGACGCCGACTGGGTGGTGGTCGGGCCGGGCTCGTGGTTCTCGTCCGTGATCCCCCATCTGCTGGTGCCCGAGCTGCTCGACGCGCTGCAGGAGACCCGCGCCCGGCGGGTGCTCTCGCTCAACCTCGTACCGCAGCCGGGGGAAACGGACGGATTTTCGCCGCAGCGTCATTTGGAGGTTTTGGCCCGACACGCCCCTAAACTCGCCTTCGACGTGGTGCTGGCCGACCAGGCCGCTGTACCGGACCAGGCAAGCCTCCGGGCGGCCGCAGAGCGGCTCGGGGCGGCAGTCGAACTGGCCCCCGTGGCCGAACCGGTGGACGCCACCTCCTGCGGCAGCCGCGGAGCCGACACCGGCTCCGCAGCCCCCGGAGGAGGTGGCACCCGGCACGACCCGGTGCTGCTGGCAGCCGCGTACGACCGTATTTTTCGGATGCATGGAAGGATCGGCCCATGGCGATGACGGCAGCGGTGAAGGATGAAATCTCCCGGCTCCCCGTCACCCGGACCTGCTGCCGGAAGTCGGAGGTCTCGTCGATCCTGCGGTTCGCGGGCGGCCTCCACCTGGTGAGCGGGCGGATCGTGATCGAGGCGGAGCTCGACACGGGGATCGCGGCCCGCAGGCTGCGCAAGGACATCCTGGAGATCTTCGGCCACGCCTCCGACCTGGTGGTGATGGCGCCCGGCGGACTCCGGCGCGGCTCCCGTTACGTCGTACGGGTGGTGGCCGGCGGCGATCAGCTCGCGCGCCAGACCGGACTGGTCGACGCGCGCGGGCGGCCGATCCGCGGGCTGCCGCCGCAGGTGGTCTCGGGGGCCACCTGCGACGCCGAGGCGGCCTGGCGCGGCGCGTTCCTGGCGCACGGCTCGCTGACGGAGCCGGGGCGCTCGTCCTCGCTGGAGGTCACCTGCCCCGGCCCGGAGGCCGCGCTGGCGCTGGTGGGCGCGGCACGGCGGCTGCAGATCCCGGCGAAGGCGCGGGAGGTACGCGGCGTGGACCGGGTCGTCGTACGGGACGGCGACGCGATCGGCGCCCTCCTCACCCGGCTCGGCGCGCACGAGGCGGTGCTCGCCTGGGAGGAGCGCCGCATGCGGCGTGAGGTGCGGGCCACGGCCAACCGGCTGGCGAACTTCGACGACGCCAACCTGCGCCGTTCCGCACGCGCCGCGGTCGCCGCGGGCGCGCGGGTGCAGCGGGCGCTGGAGATCCTCGGCGAGGAGGTGCCGGAGCACCTGGCGGCGGCGGGGCGGCTGCGCATGGACCACAAGCAGGCCTCGCTGGAGGAGCTGGGCGCGCTCGCGGACCCGCCGCTGACGAAGGACGCCGTCGCCGGGCGCATCCGGCGGCTGCTGGCGATGGCCGACAAGCGGGCGCAGGACCTGGGGATTCCCGGCACGGACGCGACTCTCACGGAGGAAATGGTGGGCTGACGCCCCCCTTTTCCGCGGCCGACACCCCCCCCGCGAGTGCCCGCCCTTGGCCGGCCCTGGGGCCGCTCTGCGCGGGGCTGGCCTCGGGCGCTGCGCGGCGGCGGGGCCTGTCGGGGCACCGCCGGGCTCCGGTCACGGGGTGCGCGCCGTCGCGGCGGGGGAAAGATCGCGACTTCCCGCGCCGCACGGTGGACCGGGTCCGGCGGAATCCGCGACTGCCCACACCGCCGCGTTCGGTTCGTACCGCCCGGCGCGGTAGGGTCGGAAGCGGTCGGGGACATCCCATACAGCATCGCCGGTGTCCGCGCCGGCGCACCAACGAGGAGATCGGTTCGTGACGATCCGCGTAGGCATCAATGGCTTTGGCCGCATCGGTCGGAATTACTTCCGCGCACTCCTGGAGCAGGGAGCGGATATCGAGATCGTCGGTGTCAACGACCTGACAGACAACGCGACCCTGGTCCACCTGCTGAAGTACGACAGCATCCTCGGCCGCCTCAAGCAGCCCGTCAGCCACACCGAAGACACGATCACGGTGGGCAACCAGACGTTCAAGACCATGGCGGAGCGCGACCCGGCGCAGCTGCCGTGGGGTGACCTCGGCGCCGACATCGTCATCGAGTCCACCGGCATCTTCACCAAGCGCGAGGACGCGGCGAAGCACCTCGCCGCGGGCGCCAAGAAGGTCCTCATCTCGGCTCCGGCCAAGGATGAGGACATCACCGTCGTGATGGGCGTCAACCAGGACAAGTACGACGCCGCGAACCACCACGTGATCTCCAACGCGTCCTGCACGACCAACTGCGTGGCGCCGATGGCCAAGGTCGTCGACGAGAACTTCGGCATCGTCAAGGGCATGATGACGACCGTCCACGCGTACACGAACGACCAGCGCATCCTTGACTTCCCGCACAAGGACCTGCGCCGTGCCCGCGCCGCCGCCGAGAACATCATCCCGACCTCGACGGGCGCCGCGAAGGCCACCGCCCTGGTGCTGCCGCAGCTCAAGGGCAAGCTGGACGGCATCGCCATGCGCGTGCCCGTGCCGACCGGCTCGGTGACGGACCTGGTGATCGAGCTGGACCGCGAGGTCTCCCGGGACGAGGTCAACACCGCGTTCCAGAAGGCCGCCGAGGGCCAGCTCAAGGGGTACCTGGAGTACACCGAGGACCCGATCGTCTCCTCGGACATCGTCAACTGGCCCGCGTCGTGCACCTTCGACTCGTCCCTGACGATGGCCCAGGGCAACCAGGTCAAGATCGTCGGCTGGTACGACAACGAGTGGGGCTACTCCCACCGCCTCGTCGACCTCACGGTCTTCGTCGGCGGCCGGCTCTGACGCTGATCGCTCCGCGATCGCAGTACCGACATGCGACCGGGCCAGGGCTCGTGGAGCGCAATGACGCGCTCCGCGAGCCCTGGCCCGTGCAGAGCCAGAGCCAGACGCTAGGAGCCCACCAAGCATGAAGACGATCGATGAGCTACAGGTCGCCGGACAGCGGGTGTTCGTCCGCGCCGATCTGAACGTTCCGCTCGACGGCAGCACCATCACCGACGACGGCCGTATCCGCGCCGCCGTCCCCACCATCCGCAAGCTTGCCGAGGCCGGTGCCCGCGTCATCGTGGCCTCGCACCTGGGCCGCCCGAAGGGCGCCCCCGACCCGCAGTTCTCGCTCGCCCCGGTCGCCCGCCGGCTGGGCGAGCTGCTCGCCGACTCCGTGCGCGGCGAGGTCGGCTTCGCCACCGACACGGTGGGGGACAGCGCGAAGGCCACCGTCGGCGCTCTGGCCGACGGCGGGGTCACGCTGCTGGAGAACCTCCGCTTCAACCCCGGCGAGACCAGCAAGGACGACGCCGAACGCGGCGCCTTCGCCGACGAGTTGGCCGCCCTCGCCGACCTGTACGTGGGCGACGGCTTCGGCGCGGTGCACCGCAAGCACGCCTCCGTGTACGACCTGCCGGCCCGGCTCCCGCACGCCGCGGGCGGCCTCATCGCCACCGAGGTCGACGTGCTGAAGCGGCTGACCGAGGACGTCAGCCGCCCGTACGCGGTCGTGCTCGGCGGCGCGAAGGTCTCCGACAAGCTCGGCGTCATCGACCACCTGCTGGAGCGGGCCGACCGCATCCTCATCGGCGGCGGCATGGCGTACACCTTCCTGAAGGCGCAGGGGCACGAGGTCGGCTCGTCGCTGCTGCAGGAGGACCAGATCCCGGCGGTGCGCGGCTATCTCAAGCGGGCCGAGGAGCGCGGTGTGGAGTTCGTCCTGCCGGTGGACGTGGTCGCCGCGGCCGAGTTCCCCGACCTCAAGGCCAAGGCGCCGACGGCGCCCCGCACAGTCGCCGCGGACGCGATCCCCGCCGGCCTGATGGGCCTGGACATCGGCCCGGAGAGCTGCGAGCTGTACGCCGCGAAGCTCGCCGACGCGGCCACCGTCTTCTGGAACGGCCCGATGGGCGTCTTCGAGCACCCCGACTACGCCGACGGCACCCGCGCCGTCGCCCAGGGCCTGCTGGACGCCCGTACGCCCGCGGGGGAGGCCGCCTTCACCGTCGTCGGCGGCGGTGACAGCGCGGCCGCCGTACGGCTGCTGGGCTTCGACGAGAACGCATTCGGCCATATCTCGACCGGTGGCGGCGCCAGCCTCGAATACCTCGAGGGCAAGACGCTCCCCGGCCTCGCCGCACTGGAGGACTGACCCCGATGAGCAGCCGCACGCCCCTGATGGCGGGCAACTGGAAGATGAACCTCAACCACCTCGAGGCCATCGCCCACGTGCAGAAGCTGGCCTTCGCGCTGGCCGACAAGGACCACGAGGCCGTCGAGGTCGCCGTGCTTCCGCCGTTCACCGACCTGCGCTCCGTGCAGACCCTGGTCGACGGCGACAAGCTGAAGATCCGGTACGGCGCGCAGGACATCTCGGCGCACGACTCCGGCGCCTACACCGGAGAGATCTCCGGCCCGATGCTGTCCAAGCTGAAGTGCACGTACGTCACGGTCGGTCACTCCGAGCGGCGGCAGTACCACGGCGAGGACGAGGCCGTCTGCAACGCCAAGGTGAAGGCCGCCTTCCGGAACGATCTGACGCCGATCCTGTGCGTCGGCGAGGGCCTGGACGTACGCAAGGCGGGCGAGCACGTCGCGCACACGCTCGCCCAGCTCGACGGCGCGCTGGACGGCGTGGACGCCGAGCAGGCCGCGACGATCGTGATCGCGTACGAGCCGGTGTGGGCCATCGGCACCGGTGAGGTCGCCACCCCTGAGGACGCGCAGGAGGTGTGCCACGCGATCCGGCGCCGCCTCGCGGAGCTGTACGACCAGGAGCTGGCCGACGGCGTACG includes:
- the uvrC gene encoding excinuclease ABC subunit UvrC produces the protein MADPSSYRPKPGQIPDSPGVYRFRDEHRRVIYVGKAKSLRSRLANYFQDLANLHPRTRSMVTTAASVDWTVVATEVEALQLEYSWIKEFDPRFNVKYRDDKSYPSLAVTMNEEFPRVQVMRGPKRKGVRYFGPYAHAWAIRETVDLMLRAFPVRTCSAGVFKRSAQIGRPCLLGYIGKCSAPCVGRVSPEEHRELAEEFCDFMAGRTGTYLRRLERQMQEAAEEMEYEKAARLRDDIEALTRAMEKNAVVLADATDADLMAVAEDELEAAVQIFHVRGGRVRGQRGWVTDKVEEIGTPGLVEHALQQLYGLEQGDAVPKEVLVPALPEPVEPIAQWLAERRGAGVSLRVPQRGDKRALMETVQRNAQQSLILHKTKRASDLTTRSRALEEIAEALDLDTAPLRIECFDISHLQGDDVVASMVVLEDGLARKSEYRRFQIKSFAGQDDVRAMHEVISRRFRRYLQEKQKTGEWPEGENGLDGDADGAPTGSSGPAAELHGRDEDGRPKKFAYPPQLLVVDGGKPQVAAAKRALDELGVDDVAVCGLAKRLEEVWLPHEDDPVVLPRTSEGLYLLQRARDEAHRFAISYQRNKRGKALKASPLDAVPGLGETRKQALIKHFGSLKRLRAATVDEIREVPGVGRKTAESVVAALSRTAPAAPAVNTATGEIVEDEGT
- the rapZ gene encoding RNase adapter RapZ, with translation MSADNAQRRDGAQVSTAKPAEAEEAKTPELVIISGMSGAGRSTAAKCLEDLGWFVVDNLPPALIPTMVDLGARSQGNVARIAAVVDVRGRRFFDNLKQSLTDLDAKEVTRRTVFLEASDEALVRRFESVRRPHPLQGDGRIVDGIEAERDLLRELRGDADLVIDTSSLNVHELRAKLDAQFAGDEEPELRATVMSFGYKYGLPVDADLVVDCRFLPNPHWVPELRPFTGLNEEVAGYVFNQPGAKEFLDRYAELLQLIAAGYRREGKRYVTVAVGCTGGKHRSVAMSERLARRLSDEGVETVVVHRDMGRE
- a CDS encoding gluconeogenesis factor YvcK family protein, encoding MPRRTIRLRRPLGGGPPRRRGAQPKVVALGGGMGLSASLTALRRITGDLTAVVTVADDGGSSGRLRDELGVLPPGDLRKALAALCGDDDWGRTWAEVIQHRFVSKGELHEHAVGNLLIVALWEQLGDHVQALDLVGKLLGAHGRVLPMSAVPLELQARVRGHDPAAPDALSTVRGQATVALTPGEVQRVQLVPHDPPAVPEAVEAVLDADWVVVGPGSWFSSVIPHLLVPELLDALQETRARRVLSLNLVPQPGETDGFSPQRHLEVLARHAPKLAFDVVLADQAAVPDQASLRAAAERLGAAVELAPVAEPVDATSCGSRGADTGSAAPGGGGTRHDPVLLAAAYDRIFRMHGRIGPWR
- the whiA gene encoding DNA-binding protein WhiA, which encodes MAMTAAVKDEISRLPVTRTCCRKSEVSSILRFAGGLHLVSGRIVIEAELDTGIAARRLRKDILEIFGHASDLVVMAPGGLRRGSRYVVRVVAGGDQLARQTGLVDARGRPIRGLPPQVVSGATCDAEAAWRGAFLAHGSLTEPGRSSSLEVTCPGPEAALALVGAARRLQIPAKAREVRGVDRVVVRDGDAIGALLTRLGAHEAVLAWEERRMRREVRATANRLANFDDANLRRSARAAVAAGARVQRALEILGEEVPEHLAAAGRLRMDHKQASLEELGALADPPLTKDAVAGRIRRLLAMADKRAQDLGIPGTDATLTEEMVG
- the gap gene encoding type I glyceraldehyde-3-phosphate dehydrogenase is translated as MTIRVGINGFGRIGRNYFRALLEQGADIEIVGVNDLTDNATLVHLLKYDSILGRLKQPVSHTEDTITVGNQTFKTMAERDPAQLPWGDLGADIVIESTGIFTKREDAAKHLAAGAKKVLISAPAKDEDITVVMGVNQDKYDAANHHVISNASCTTNCVAPMAKVVDENFGIVKGMMTTVHAYTNDQRILDFPHKDLRRARAAAENIIPTSTGAAKATALVLPQLKGKLDGIAMRVPVPTGSVTDLVIELDREVSRDEVNTAFQKAAEGQLKGYLEYTEDPIVSSDIVNWPASCTFDSSLTMAQGNQVKIVGWYDNEWGYSHRLVDLTVFVGGRL
- a CDS encoding phosphoglycerate kinase, translating into MKTIDELQVAGQRVFVRADLNVPLDGSTITDDGRIRAAVPTIRKLAEAGARVIVASHLGRPKGAPDPQFSLAPVARRLGELLADSVRGEVGFATDTVGDSAKATVGALADGGVTLLENLRFNPGETSKDDAERGAFADELAALADLYVGDGFGAVHRKHASVYDLPARLPHAAGGLIATEVDVLKRLTEDVSRPYAVVLGGAKVSDKLGVIDHLLERADRILIGGGMAYTFLKAQGHEVGSSLLQEDQIPAVRGYLKRAEERGVEFVLPVDVVAAAEFPDLKAKAPTAPRTVAADAIPAGLMGLDIGPESCELYAAKLADAATVFWNGPMGVFEHPDYADGTRAVAQGLLDARTPAGEAAFTVVGGGDSAAAVRLLGFDENAFGHISTGGGASLEYLEGKTLPGLAALED
- the tpiA gene encoding triose-phosphate isomerase; this translates as MSSRTPLMAGNWKMNLNHLEAIAHVQKLAFALADKDHEAVEVAVLPPFTDLRSVQTLVDGDKLKIRYGAQDISAHDSGAYTGEISGPMLSKLKCTYVTVGHSERRQYHGEDEAVCNAKVKAAFRNDLTPILCVGEGLDVRKAGEHVAHTLAQLDGALDGVDAEQAATIVIAYEPVWAIGTGEVATPEDAQEVCHAIRRRLAELYDQELADGVRIQYGGSVKSGNVAAIMSQADVDGALVGGAALDADEFVKIVRFRDQ